In a genomic window of Campylobacter concisus ATCC 51562:
- a CDS encoding YagU family protein, which produces MSNLVTKPRFALAALIGLIAGVVSAFVKWGAEFPLPPRSPMDMFNAACGPESAIRAADAIDCSRNFLNPPYVFLRDYLGVADPNAAIYEFAGHAFNYVMMTHILFSIVFAVAYCVLAEKFPKITIWQGLLVGVIVNIAVHVITLPILGLTPPLWTLPWYEHVSEFVGHMIWFWSIEIIRHDLRARITKEKDPSDYCYCNA; this is translated from the coding sequence ATGTCAAATTTAGTAACAAAACCTAGATTTGCTCTGGCTGCGTTAATCGGCCTTATCGCTGGTGTTGTCTCAGCCTTTGTCAAATGGGGAGCAGAATTTCCACTTCCTCCAAGAAGTCCGATGGATATGTTTAACGCTGCTTGCGGACCAGAGAGTGCCATTAGAGCAGCCGATGCGATCGATTGCTCTAGAAATTTCTTAAATCCGCCTTATGTATTTTTAAGAGATTATTTGGGAGTGGCCGATCCAAATGCCGCTATTTACGAGTTTGCAGGGCATGCGTTTAACTACGTAATGATGACGCATATATTATTTTCGATAGTTTTTGCGGTTGCTTATTGTGTTTTGGCTGAGAAATTTCCAAAGATTACAATATGGCAAGGCTTACTAGTTGGCGTTATCGTAAATATCGCTGTTCACGTGATCACATTGCCTATTTTAGGGCTTACTCCACCACTTTGGACACTCCCTTGGTACGAGCATGTATCTGAATTTGTCGGTCACATGATATGGTTCTGGTCGATAGAGATCATCCGTCACGACCTAAGAGCTAGGATCACAAAAGAAAAAGATCCAAGTGATTATTGCTACTGCAACGCATAA
- a CDS encoding 2,3,4,5-tetrahydropyridine-2,6-carboxylate N-succinyltransferase, with the protein MSKEFKDANEFKEFFEEFRKKDGYKDPLAFGIARIDRGQKNTDKILQATFAVVNYKESFLSAAAYIYVLQKCDVKVDFNGSEFVADLTPKVVKKASKLFSVFEKEISSHKNVQNLHAVKMAFDDDLELNENKFKLVFLFDDAKPLSVEAVYLKLYLISLGKVAPRTIVLDGAFGVLPNVAWTSQNTPIELEWLRENEISLKMFGEYPAIVSVDKFPRFLSHIIPADNTRILDSAKVRMGAAVHPGTVVMPGAAYINFNAGTTGGVMVEGRVSSSVVVGEGSDVGGGASILGVLSGTNGNPVSIGKHCLLGANSVTGVPLGDNCIVDAGIAVLEGTKVYISASEREKLAKLNPEFKFEAEIYKALELGGLNGLHFRQNSQTGQITASTSKRAIKLNEALH; encoded by the coding sequence ATGTCTAAAGAGTTTAAAGATGCAAATGAATTTAAGGAATTTTTTGAAGAATTTAGAAAAAAAGATGGCTACAAAGATCCACTTGCTTTTGGTATCGCTAGGATCGATCGTGGACAAAAAAATACAGATAAAATTTTACAAGCGACATTCGCTGTTGTAAATTACAAAGAGAGCTTTTTAAGCGCAGCTGCTTATATCTATGTCTTGCAAAAATGTGATGTTAAGGTTGATTTTAACGGTTCTGAATTTGTAGCCGATCTTACTCCAAAAGTGGTAAAAAAGGCTAGCAAGCTCTTTAGTGTTTTTGAAAAAGAGATAAGCTCTCATAAAAATGTACAAAATTTGCATGCCGTAAAAATGGCATTCGATGACGATCTTGAACTAAATGAGAATAAATTTAAGCTTGTATTTTTGTTTGATGATGCAAAGCCACTTAGCGTGGAGGCCGTATATCTCAAGCTTTACTTGATCTCGCTTGGCAAGGTCGCACCTAGGACGATCGTGCTTGATGGAGCTTTTGGTGTATTACCAAATGTTGCATGGACTAGCCAAAATACGCCAATTGAGCTTGAATGGCTAAGAGAAAATGAAATTTCTCTAAAGATGTTTGGCGAATATCCAGCGATCGTTAGCGTCGATAAATTCCCAAGATTTTTAAGCCATATCATCCCAGCTGATAACACGAGAATTTTAGACTCAGCCAAGGTTCGCATGGGTGCTGCTGTGCATCCTGGCACAGTCGTCATGCCAGGTGCTGCCTATATCAACTTTAACGCAGGTACAACCGGTGGGGTGATGGTTGAAGGCAGAGTCAGCAGCTCTGTCGTAGTTGGCGAGGGTAGTGACGTAGGCGGAGGGGCAAGCATACTTGGCGTGCTAAGTGGCACAAATGGCAATCCTGTAAGCATCGGCAAACACTGCTTGCTTGGGGCAAACTCAGTCACGGGTGTACCTCTTGGTGATAACTGCATCGTGGATGCTGGCATAGCGGTGCTTGAGGGCACAAAGGTCTATATCTCTGCAAGCGAGCGCGAAAAGCTAGCTAAGCTAAATCCGGAGTTTAAATTTGAAGCTGAAATTTACAAAGCGCTTGAGCTTGGCGGACTAAACGGGCTTCATTTCAGACAAAACAGCCAAACAGGCCAGATCACTGCAAGTACGAGCAAAAGGGCGATCAAGCTAAATGAGGCACTTCATTAA